The stretch of DNA GTCCAGGAACCGACCAGATGAATCAGCTGACTTAGGTCATGTCGGATTTTGCGTTCTTGTGACTGACTGAGGCTGTCCGCGCAAGCGGGCTGCGAACAAGGGTGGCACCACGGATGTAAGCTCTCGTCCCTTATACATACGCAAGCCGTATGGGGATTGGGGGTTTTTTCATGAGTAAAAACATACAGACAAGGGAGGAAACCACATGTTTAAAGTACTGATTTCGGATCCAATCAGCGACATGGGTATTCAGAAGCTCTATGACGCGGAAGATGTCACGGTTGAAAAAAAGACAGGTCTTAGTGAAGATGAGCTCGCAGCCATTATTGGAGAGTATGACGCGCTGCTTGTGCGCAGCCAGACGAAGGTCACGCCCCGCATTATGGAAGCCGGCAAGAAGCTGAAGGCAATCGGGCGGGCGGGCGTCGGTGTGGACAACATCGACCTGAACGCTGCGACGGAGCGCGGCATCGTTGTCATCAACGCACCGGACGGCAACACAATCTCCACCTGCGAGCACACCTTCGCCATGATGATGGCGCTTGCCCGCAACATTCCGCAAGCATACAAGAAGACAGTAGGCGGTGAATGGGACCGCAAATCGTTCGTCGGCGTGGAGCTGCGCAACAAAGTGCTCGGCGTGATCGGCATGGGCCGCATCGGCAGCGAAGTGGCCAAGCGCGCCAAAGCTTTCGGCATGGAGGTGGTCGGCTACGACCCGTTCCTGACCGAAGACCGCGCCGAGAAGCTGGGCGTCAAGCTGGGCACGGTTAATGAGGTTTCCGCCCAGGCAGACTTCATCACTGTTCACACGCCGCTGACGAACGAAACGCGCGGCATCTTGTCCAAGCCGCAATTTGAATTAATGAAGCAGGGCGTTCGCATCATCAACTGCGCGCGCGGCGGCATTATCGACGAAGGCGCCCTTGTCGAGGCCATCGATCAAGGCATTGTGGCAGGCGCAGCCTTCGACGTCTTCGTCAGCGAGCCGCCTACAGCGGATCATCCGTTCCTGAACAATCCGAAGATCATCGTCACGCCGCACCTGGGAGCCTCCACTATCGAAGCACAGGAGAACGTCGCCATCGATGTGTCGGAAGAGCTGCTGCATATTTTGCGTGATGAGCCGTTCAAGAACGCTGTTAATATGCCGCCGGTTCCGGCGAATGTGCTGAGCAAGCTGCAGCCTTACTTCGAGCTTGGCGACAAGATGGGCCAATTCCTGGCGCAGATGGTCGACGGCGCAATCGGCGAAATCATCATCAACGTCTCCGGCGACCTTGCTGACGTCGATACTCAGCCGCTGGCCCGCTATATCATTAAGGGTGTGCTGTCGCCGTATATGGGTTCGGAAGTGAACATCGTCAACTCGATGCACCTTGCGAAGTCCCGCGACGTGAAGATCGAACGCCAGAAGTCTTCCACGACCAAAGGCTTCACGAACTTGATCAGCTTGACCTTGAAGACCGACAAGGAAGAGAAGACTATCGCCGGCACTTTGCTGAACGGCTATGGCGCGCGCATCGTGCAGGTTGACCAATATCCAGTCGATATCGCGCCGGCTGGCAACATCCTGCTGATCTCTCACACGGACAAGCCCGGCATCGTCGGTCGCCTTGGCACACTGCTCGGCACGAACGACGTGAACATCGCTACCATGCAAGTAGGCCGCAAAGTGATCGGCGGCTCCGCGATCATGGTGCTGACCATCGACAAGCCTGCGGAGAAGGCGGTTATCGATGAAATCGCTGCGCTCGACGGACTGACATCCGTCAAGAAGATCCAACTGTAAACGCTCCGAACAATAAGGAAAGCTGTCTCCCGGGTGGAGGCAGCTTTTTTTGATATGATGCCGGGCTTGAATGTGACGGTCACTTATGACCTTAAAACAGCGATTTTGCCTGATTTCCCAATGTAACGGTCACTGGTGTCCATTAAAGTCAAGAAAACTTCGTTTCCGACCGACTCACCTGTTCTAATGGACAGCACTGTCCCTTAGCTGACGAAAATCACGAAAAAGGGACGCTAATGGACGTGCGAGTCCGTTACAAAACAATGTTAGTCCTGCCACAACCGCACGCGAGACCATGCTCCTTCCTCCGGCGTGCTCACCACCGCTTCTTATACAGCGCATACTTTAATCGTGCCTCAATTTTTTCCTTCTGATAGGCGTAGATCAGCATGATGATTACCAGGAACAAATGCAAGTACATAAGTATCCACGCACCCTCGCGGGGATTGCTCAGAAAGATGAACCGGTAAATCCCCTCAGTAACCGGCACACTGATCAAGGCTAACGTCACTAGCATCCTTCTTAACCGCCTATCCCCTTGCTTTCGGTGCCGCAAAAACAGAAAGCCCCATTTTTTGCGATGCAACAAAAGGGAGAGCCCAATTGTAAACATCGCAGCGGCGCTTTGAATGATGAAATTTTGCGTACTATCGGGTTGGATATCCTGAATCCAAATGACATGAAGCGAATCCAATAACAGGATAACCAAGGATTGTACCGTCCCATAGAACAGAAATCCCGCTAATGTCATGAACAAGGCAGACAGCCAGGGCTTCCCGCTAATCGCCCATATACAGAGCAGCAGCACCAAGGCTTGAATCAATATAATGTAGTCCACCAGCTCATAGACGTGC from Xylanibacillus composti encodes:
- the serA gene encoding phosphoglycerate dehydrogenase yields the protein MFKVLISDPISDMGIQKLYDAEDVTVEKKTGLSEDELAAIIGEYDALLVRSQTKVTPRIMEAGKKLKAIGRAGVGVDNIDLNAATERGIVVINAPDGNTISTCEHTFAMMMALARNIPQAYKKTVGGEWDRKSFVGVELRNKVLGVIGMGRIGSEVAKRAKAFGMEVVGYDPFLTEDRAEKLGVKLGTVNEVSAQADFITVHTPLTNETRGILSKPQFELMKQGVRIINCARGGIIDEGALVEAIDQGIVAGAAFDVFVSEPPTADHPFLNNPKIIVTPHLGASTIEAQENVAIDVSEELLHILRDEPFKNAVNMPPVPANVLSKLQPYFELGDKMGQFLAQMVDGAIGEIIINVSGDLADVDTQPLARYIIKGVLSPYMGSEVNIVNSMHLAKSRDVKIERQKSSTTKGFTNLISLTLKTDKEEKTIAGTLLNGYGARIVQVDQYPVDIAPAGNILLISHTDKPGIVGRLGTLLGTNDVNIATMQVGRKVIGGSAIMVLTIDKPAEKAVIDEIAALDGLTSVKKIQL